The following are from one region of the Hyphomicrobium album genome:
- a CDS encoding M48 family metalloprotease yields the protein MSKVPLPMSMPSLAKRTWPKVAALGSLIATATIGMTVPAVAQGLPLIRDSEIEGVLSDYAKPLFKAAGLGSGRIKMRIVQNDAFNAFVLDGKNVFVHTGTLMQANTPNEVIGVIAHETGHITGGHMAALRARIAKDQTRALLAQILGIGLMVAGGVSGSDGLGGAGQGVMFGGGEVIMRSLLAERRQQESAADQAGLTFLNATKQSGRGMLATFERFAAQEYISDAQKEAFARSHPLSLDRLARLRTLVETSPYYAVKDGPELQLRHDLMRAKLSGYLEKPDVVYNRYPETDQTLPARYARALASFFRGGPGALETALAQTDALIASRPSYPYFWEAKGDLLMRAGRTREAIPALRQALKLDPNSSLIQVQLAGALQEDQGEAAVTESVGLLRKSLIDDENSRAYRLLANSYYKQGKRPEADAMIAQAYFIEGDLKQAQLFAKRAQLKLRSGTPEWLKNDDIVNYKPQT from the coding sequence GTGAGCAAGGTCCCACTGCCGATGTCGATGCCGTCACTTGCGAAGAGGACGTGGCCGAAAGTCGCCGCACTCGGCAGCCTTATCGCCACAGCAACGATCGGCATGACAGTCCCCGCAGTGGCCCAGGGACTGCCGCTCATCCGCGACAGCGAAATCGAGGGCGTCCTCAGCGATTACGCCAAGCCGCTGTTCAAAGCGGCCGGTCTCGGCTCGGGCCGCATCAAGATGCGCATCGTGCAGAATGACGCGTTCAACGCCTTCGTGCTCGACGGCAAGAACGTGTTCGTCCACACCGGCACCCTCATGCAGGCGAACACGCCCAACGAGGTGATCGGCGTCATCGCTCACGAAACGGGCCATATCACCGGCGGCCACATGGCGGCGCTGCGTGCGCGCATCGCCAAAGACCAGACGCGCGCCTTGCTTGCGCAGATCCTCGGCATCGGCCTCATGGTTGCAGGCGGCGTTTCCGGCTCGGACGGCCTCGGCGGCGCCGGCCAGGGCGTGATGTTCGGCGGCGGCGAGGTCATCATGCGCTCGCTGCTCGCCGAGCGGCGGCAGCAGGAATCGGCTGCCGACCAGGCGGGCCTGACGTTCCTCAACGCCACCAAGCAATCCGGCCGCGGCATGCTGGCGACGTTCGAGCGCTTCGCCGCGCAGGAATACATCTCGGACGCGCAGAAGGAAGCTTTCGCCCGGAGCCATCCGCTCTCGCTGGACCGCCTTGCGCGCCTGCGCACGCTCGTGGAAACGAGCCCTTACTACGCGGTCAAGGATGGTCCCGAGCTGCAGCTGCGCCATGACCTGATGCGCGCCAAGCTGTCGGGCTACCTCGAAAAACCCGACGTCGTGTACAACCGCTACCCGGAAACCGACCAGACGCTCCCCGCACGCTATGCGCGGGCACTGGCGAGCTTTTTCCGCGGCGGTCCGGGCGCGCTCGAGACGGCGCTGGCGCAAACGGACGCCCTCATCGCCTCGCGCCCGAGCTATCCCTACTTCTGGGAGGCAAAGGGTGACCTGTTGATGCGTGCCGGGCGAACGCGCGAGGCGATCCCTGCCCTGCGCCAGGCCTTGAAGCTCGACCCGAACTCGAGCCTTATCCAAGTTCAGCTCGCCGGCGCCCTGCAGGAGGACCAAGGCGAGGCCGCGGTAACCGAGTCCGTCGGCCTTCTGCGCAAATCGTTGATTGACGACGAGAATTCCAGAGCCTATCGGCTCCTGGCCAATAGCTACTATAAGCAGGGGAAACGACCCGAGGCCGATGCGATGATCGCGCAGGCCTACTTCATCGAAGGCGACCTGAAACAAGCGCAGCTCTTCGCCAAGCGCGCGCAGTTGAAACTGCGCTCAGGCACGCCCGAATGGCTCAAGAACGACGACATCGTCAACTACAAACCGCAGACCTGA
- the aroQ gene encoding type II 3-dehydroquinate dehydratase has translation MAKPIYVLNGPNLNMLGLREPAIYGSDSLDDVRKKAEARAKALGLTIDFRQSNIEGELVTWVQEARDKAAAIILNAGAYSHSSIALLDAMQAAELPVIEVHLSNIFRREPYRQHSYISHGAKGVICGLGAKGYELALEALADLLAA, from the coding sequence ATGGCCAAGCCGATCTACGTCCTCAATGGACCCAACCTCAACATGCTGGGACTGCGCGAGCCCGCCATCTACGGGTCGGATTCGCTCGACGACGTGCGCAAGAAGGCCGAGGCACGCGCCAAGGCGTTGGGCCTGACCATAGATTTCCGTCAGTCCAACATCGAAGGCGAGCTCGTCACCTGGGTGCAGGAGGCGCGCGACAAGGCGGCCGCCATCATTCTCAACGCCGGGGCCTATTCACACTCCTCGATCGCGCTGCTCGACGCCATGCAGGCCGCCGAGCTTCCGGTCATCGAGGTGCATCTGTCGAACATCTTTCGCCGCGAGCCGTATCGGCAGCACTCCTACATCTCGCATGGTGCGAAGGGCGTGATTTGCGGTCTCGGCGCCAAGGGCTACGAGCTGGCGCTCGAAGCTCTGGCCGATTTGCTTGCGGCCTAG
- a CDS encoding DsbA family protein, whose product MSVNPRPPLLHVLSEQRAVWLVIPAIALLAGLVYLGQGAVTGPTTKPGEPDVAAAAAATAVAASATPAPPPAATDFSGAQRKEIEKIVKNYLITNPEIFLEAQTALEAKMEKEQAEKLKVAIAENAKEIYRDPQADLAGNPNGDITVVEFFDYNCGYCKRGLHDVIKLVESDPNVRVVFKELPILSKGSEEASRVAIASGKQGKYWEVHKAMLEAKGVMNEANALAIATKLGLDIDKLKKDMASPEVEAEIKKSEALAKKMGVNGTPHFLVGDRAVPGAPEDLYDQLGKHVTELRKSGCSYC is encoded by the coding sequence ATGTCCGTTAATCCCCGTCCCCCGCTTCTGCACGTGCTTTCCGAGCAGCGCGCCGTGTGGCTCGTCATCCCCGCCATCGCACTTCTCGCCGGCCTCGTATATCTCGGCCAAGGCGCGGTGACCGGCCCCACGACCAAGCCGGGCGAGCCCGATGTCGCCGCCGCCGCGGCCGCTACCGCCGTTGCCGCATCCGCGACCCCAGCTCCGCCGCCCGCGGCTACCGACTTCTCCGGTGCGCAGCGCAAAGAGATCGAGAAGATCGTCAAGAACTACCTGATCACCAATCCGGAGATCTTCCTTGAGGCGCAGACCGCGCTCGAGGCGAAGATGGAGAAGGAGCAGGCCGAGAAGCTCAAGGTCGCCATCGCCGAGAACGCGAAGGAGATCTACCGCGATCCGCAAGCCGACCTCGCCGGCAATCCCAACGGCGACATCACCGTCGTCGAGTTCTTCGATTACAACTGCGGCTACTGCAAGCGCGGCCTGCACGACGTGATTAAGCTCGTCGAGTCGGATCCCAACGTGCGCGTCGTGTTCAAGGAGCTGCCGATCCTGTCGAAGGGCTCGGAAGAGGCCTCGCGTGTCGCCATCGCCTCCGGCAAGCAGGGCAAGTATTGGGAGGTGCACAAGGCCATGCTCGAGGCCAAGGGCGTGATGAACGAGGCGAACGCACTGGCGATCGCGACCAAGCTCGGCCTCGATATCGACAAGCTGAAGAAGGACATGGCGTCGCCCGAGGTCGAGGCCGAGATCAAGAAGTCCGAGGCCCTTGCCAAAAAAATGGGCGTCAACGGCACGCCGCACTTCCTGGTCGGCGACCGGGCCGTTCCCGGCGCACCGGAGGATCTCTACGACCAGCTGGGGAAGCACGTGACGGAGCTGCGCAAATCCGGTTGCTCCTACTGCTGA
- the aat gene encoding leucyl/phenylalanyl-tRNA--protein transferase produces MASRDDIVIEITPQVLLKAYTCGIFPMAESADDPALYWIEPQHRGILPLDAVHIPRRLARTLRTSPLAVKIDTDIEGVIEGCAASRPGRRSTWINERIRGLYRDLFRLGHCHTVEVWDGNRLVGGLYGVALNGAFFGESMFSYERDASKIALVYLAARLAHGGFRLLDTQFVTDHLRQFGTVELNREEFHRLLEKALDVEADFHALPLDASPDQVLAVLEANAAAP; encoded by the coding sequence ATGGCTTCGCGCGACGACATCGTCATCGAGATCACGCCGCAGGTGCTGCTGAAGGCGTATACCTGCGGCATCTTCCCTATGGCGGAGAGCGCCGACGACCCGGCCCTCTATTGGATCGAGCCACAGCACCGCGGCATCCTTCCGCTCGATGCGGTGCATATACCGCGCCGCCTGGCCCGCACGCTCCGCACCTCGCCCCTTGCCGTTAAAATCGACACCGACATCGAGGGCGTCATCGAAGGCTGCGCCGCCTCGCGCCCCGGGCGCCGCTCCACGTGGATCAACGAGCGCATCCGTGGCCTCTATCGCGATCTGTTCAGGCTCGGGCACTGCCACACTGTCGAGGTGTGGGACGGCAACCGGTTGGTCGGCGGGCTCTATGGCGTCGCCCTCAACGGCGCCTTCTTCGGCGAGAGCATGTTCTCCTACGAACGCGATGCCTCGAAGATCGCGCTCGTGTACCTCGCCGCGCGGCTCGCACACGGCGGCTTCCGGCTGCTCGACACGCAGTTCGTCACCGATCACCTGCGCCAGTTCGGCACCGTCGAGCTGAACCGCGAGGAGTTCCACCGGCTCTTGGAGAAGGCGCTCGACGTCGAGGCCGACTTCCACGCCCTGCCCCTGGATGCGAGCCCCGATCAGGTGCTGGCGGTTCTCGAAGCCAACGCCGCGGCGCCCTGA
- a CDS encoding pyridoxal phosphate-dependent aminotransferase encodes MAETTTERLAAAAAVIAPSVPASSRSAIPSFIVMDVMRAALAAENAGRSIIHMEVGQPGTPAPKAARAAAMRALESDTLGYTMALGNDALRLRIARHYLDWYGVRVEPERIAVTAGSSAAFVLAFLALFDVGEAVALPSPGYPCYRHILSALGQRSVLIETGPATEWMPTAEDVARAARRDGIKGLLIASPANPTGSMISPERLQELTAACRAHGVRLISDEIYHGLTYGHAAATALAHGEDAIVINSFSKYFSMTGWRIGWMVVPQDLMRPIERLAQNLYISPPAIAQAAALGAFGAGDELEANRSAYAANRALLLEELPKAGFANFAPADGAFYLYCDVSDITEDAAALAGTLLVDAGVAVTPGIDFDAERGNRFLRFSYAGTNADMAEAARRLIAWAQRRR; translated from the coding sequence ATGGCGGAAACGACGACAGAACGGCTGGCGGCGGCAGCGGCGGTGATCGCGCCAAGCGTGCCGGCGTCGTCACGCAGCGCCATCCCGAGCTTCATCGTCATGGACGTGATGCGCGCAGCGCTGGCGGCCGAGAATGCCGGGCGCAGCATCATCCACATGGAGGTCGGGCAGCCGGGAACGCCGGCGCCGAAAGCGGCGCGCGCGGCGGCGATGCGGGCGCTCGAAAGCGATACGCTCGGTTACACGATGGCGCTTGGCAACGACGCGCTGCGCCTGCGCATCGCCCGTCACTACCTCGATTGGTACGGCGTGCGCGTCGAGCCCGAACGCATCGCCGTCACAGCCGGCTCGTCGGCGGCTTTCGTGCTCGCGTTCCTCGCGCTGTTCGACGTCGGCGAGGCGGTGGCGCTCCCGTCCCCTGGCTATCCTTGCTACCGCCACATCCTGAGCGCGCTCGGCCAGCGCTCGGTTCTGATCGAGACAGGACCGGCGACGGAGTGGATGCCGACCGCGGAGGACGTAGCGCGCGCGGCGCGCCGCGATGGGATCAAGGGGCTGCTCATCGCCAGTCCGGCCAATCCGACGGGCAGCATGATTTCGCCCGAGCGCTTGCAGGAGCTGACTGCCGCCTGCCGCGCGCACGGGGTGCGGCTCATCTCCGATGAGATTTATCACGGCCTAACGTACGGCCACGCCGCGGCGACGGCGCTCGCGCATGGCGAGGATGCCATCGTGATCAACAGCTTTTCGAAATATTTCTCGATGACCGGCTGGCGCATCGGCTGGATGGTCGTGCCGCAGGACCTGATGCGCCCGATCGAACGCCTTGCGCAGAACCTCTACATCTCGCCGCCAGCGATTGCGCAAGCGGCGGCGCTGGGTGCGTTCGGTGCCGGCGACGAGCTCGAGGCGAACCGTAGCGCCTATGCCGCCAACCGGGCGCTGCTGCTCGAGGAATTGCCGAAGGCGGGCTTTGCCAATTTCGCGCCGGCGGACGGCGCCTTCTACCTTTACTGCGATGTGAGCGACATCACCGAAGACGCTGCGGCGCTCGCGGGCACGCTGCTGGTCGATGCCGGCGTGGCGGTTACCCCCGGCATCGATTTCGACGCCGAGCGCGGCAACCGCTTCCTGCGCTTCTCCTATGCGGGGACGAACGCCGACATGGCCGAGGCAGCGCGCCGGTTGATCGCCTGGGCGCAGCGCCGCCGGTAA
- the accC gene encoding acetyl-CoA carboxylase biotin carboxylase subunit codes for MFDKVLIANRGEIALRIQRACKELGIATVAVHSTADADAMHVRLADESVCIGPPPAAESYLNIPRLLAACEITGADAVHPGYGFLSENARFAEILEEHQITFIGPTSEHIRIMGDKIEAKETAKKLGIPVVPGSDGAVNSETEAMKIAKSMGFPVLIKATAGGGGRGMKVAQSAADLGMALSTARAEAKAAFGNDQVYMEKYLTKPRHIEIQVLGDGQGNAVHLGERDCSLQRRHQKILEESPSPALNDAARQKIGETVAAAMRQIKYRGAGTVEFLFEDGEFYFIEMNTRLQVEHPVTEAVTGIDLVLEQIRVASGAPLSFKQKDITFSGHAIECRINAENPRTFRPSPGQITYWHPPGGLGVRVDSGVYQGYRIPPYYDSLIGKLIVHGKTRNECLMRLKRALSEFVIDGIETTIPLFNELIQQPDIANGLYDIHWLEKYLAKS; via the coding sequence ATGTTCGACAAAGTCCTCATCGCCAATCGCGGAGAGATTGCACTGCGCATCCAGCGCGCGTGCAAGGAGCTCGGCATCGCCACCGTCGCCGTGCACTCGACCGCCGACGCCGACGCCATGCACGTCCGCCTCGCCGACGAGAGCGTTTGCATCGGTCCGCCCCCCGCCGCCGAGAGCTATCTCAACATCCCGCGCCTGCTCGCCGCCTGCGAGATCACCGGCGCCGACGCCGTTCATCCCGGCTACGGCTTCCTGTCGGAGAACGCGCGCTTCGCCGAGATCCTCGAGGAGCACCAGATCACCTTCATCGGCCCGACGTCGGAACACATCCGCATCATGGGCGATAAGATCGAGGCCAAGGAGACGGCCAAGAAGCTCGGCATTCCCGTCGTTCCCGGCTCCGACGGAGCGGTCAATAGTGAGACCGAGGCGATGAAGATCGCCAAGAGCATGGGCTTCCCCGTGCTCATCAAGGCCACCGCCGGTGGCGGTGGCCGCGGCATGAAGGTGGCGCAGTCGGCCGCCGACCTTGGCATGGCGCTATCGACAGCGCGCGCCGAGGCGAAGGCCGCCTTCGGCAACGACCAAGTCTACATGGAGAAGTATCTTACGAAGCCGCGCCACATTGAGATCCAGGTGCTGGGCGACGGCCAGGGCAACGCCGTCCACTTGGGCGAGCGCGACTGCTCGCTGCAGCGCCGCCACCAGAAGATCCTCGAAGAGTCGCCGTCGCCGGCACTCAACGACGCCGCGCGCCAGAAAATCGGTGAGACCGTGGCGGCGGCGATGCGGCAGATCAAGTACCGCGGCGCCGGCACGGTGGAGTTCCTCTTCGAAGACGGCGAGTTCTATTTCATCGAGATGAACACCCGCCTGCAGGTCGAGCATCCGGTGACCGAGGCGGTTACGGGTATCGACCTCGTGCTCGAGCAGATCCGCGTCGCGTCGGGCGCGCCGCTCTCGTTCAAGCAGAAGGACATCACCTTCTCCGGCCACGCCATCGAGTGCCGCATCAACGCCGAGAACCCGCGCACCTTCCGCCCCTCGCCCGGCCAGATCACCTACTGGCATCCGCCGGGCGGCCTCGGCGTGCGCGTCGATTCCGGCGTGTACCAGGGCTATCGCATCCCCCCTTACTACGACAGCCTCATCGGCAAGCTGATCGTGCACGGCAAGACGCGCAACGAATGCCTGATGCGGCTGAAGCGCGCCCTGTCGGAGTTCGTCATCGATGGCATCGAGACGACCATCCCCCTGTTCAACGAGTTGATCCAGCAGCCCGACATCGCCAACGGCCTCTACGACATCCATTGGCTCGAAAAATACCTGGCCAAGTCATAG
- a CDS encoding Spy/CpxP family protein refolding chaperone, protein MNNLSRALAVALMAATIPATIVLAQQATPADQPAVEKTDGGRRGPSPETQARLQDGRIAMAKAALKLSPDQEKLWVPVEEKIRANYEERSKRREAWQAKREERRAEKKAQGDDGKKGEQLALPERIEKRSERLTKQAERLNARAAKAKEFAEVLKPLYATFSEDQKAVAGRVLNHFGQDGKGQRGSRWAMGGGRHGHGFGRD, encoded by the coding sequence ATGAACAATCTGTCACGTGCGCTCGCCGTCGCCCTGATGGCCGCGACGATCCCCGCCACCATCGTGCTGGCACAGCAGGCGACCCCCGCCGACCAGCCGGCCGTCGAGAAGACCGACGGCGGTCGCCGCGGGCCGTCCCCCGAGACGCAGGCCCGCCTGCAGGATGGCCGCATCGCCATGGCCAAGGCGGCACTCAAACTTTCACCCGATCAGGAGAAGCTGTGGGTGCCGGTCGAGGAAAAGATCCGCGCCAACTACGAGGAGCGCAGCAAGCGCCGCGAGGCCTGGCAAGCGAAGCGCGAGGAGCGTCGCGCGGAGAAGAAAGCCCAAGGCGATGACGGCAAGAAGGGCGAGCAGCTGGCGCTGCCGGAGCGCATCGAGAAGCGCAGCGAGCGCCTGACCAAGCAGGCCGAGCGGCTGAACGCCCGCGCCGCCAAGGCCAAAGAGTTCGCTGAGGTTTTGAAGCCCCTGTACGCCACCTTCAGCGAGGACCAGAAGGCCGTTGCCGGCCGCGTGCTGAACCACTTCGGTCAGGACGGTAAGGGTCAGCGCGGCTCGCGCTGGGCGATGGGCGGCGGTCGTCACGGTCATGGTTTCGGCCGCGACTAA
- a CDS encoding Rne/Rng family ribonuclease, which yields MSNNNKMLIDATHPEETRVVVLRNGRVEEFDFESAARKLLRGNIYLAKVTRVEPSLQAAFVEYGGNRHGFLAFNEIHPDYYQIPMADRQALLDEEAAAEAEEEAAVDAHAEALARRRASSPSPAEDEETIDDIEPLEGGNPPPEEGDDAEDEGEQPSHRTIAEAVPADDTVHEEPAQKREQNSLAANENTLEAAPDATDGDVARATDGNGAPEVEANAAPVEVERVEQVGAGDALEELPSRPRRRPRSYKIQEVIKRRQVILVQVVKEERGNKGAALTTYLSLAGRYTVLMPNTARGGGISRKITQPQDRKRLKAIAQELEVPEGMGLIIRTAGAARTKQEIKRDFEYLLRLWESVRDLTLQSQAPSLVYEEGNLIKRSIRDLYNKDVDEVIVAGGEAHREAKDFMRMLMPSHAKNVTQYQEPEPLFTRFQIERQLNAMFSPYVTLRSGGYLVINQTEALVAIDVNSGKATREFSIEETAHHTNLEAADEIARQLKLRDLAGLIVIDFIDMEEKRNNRAVERRLKEALRFDRARIQVGRISHFGLLEMSRQRLRTGVLEGSTSQCAHCQGTGIIRSTESVALAVLRGLEDAIMAGARASLIATTTPSVALYILNNKRPFINDMEARLGLPIMVTGSDKLAGANFTIEKGAAPAQPQRRIERNVVNMESGFEGEGDDEGGEFEAREQPQQGRESSVRGDRPERGDRDQPRARGDEEAGSRRRRRRRRGGRGRDREEGGERFADEPRGNVEEIAEFDAESGDGHEHNGHEHNGHDHGEEVQAREPRSDEEGGARERGGRSRRRGRRGGRRGRERGERGAEGQPQNGGGDQPEYHAASEDGGSDDMNAGRHEAIADFPNLPADGNENLPAKEVRRESRAPEAAAPETRREPAPEPVAAPPPAPRRRSGSSEPKLERIVVGEQVAEETASSPTRKGWWQRK from the coding sequence ATGTCCAACAACAACAAGATGCTTATCGATGCCACCCACCCGGAGGAAACCCGGGTCGTGGTCCTGCGCAACGGCCGCGTAGAGGAATTCGACTTCGAATCCGCCGCACGCAAGCTTCTGCGCGGCAACATCTATCTCGCCAAGGTGACGCGCGTTGAGCCGTCGCTGCAGGCTGCCTTCGTCGAGTACGGCGGCAACCGCCACGGCTTCCTCGCCTTCAACGAAATCCATCCCGACTACTACCAGATCCCCATGGCCGACCGCCAGGCTCTCCTCGATGAGGAGGCTGCGGCCGAGGCCGAGGAGGAAGCAGCCGTCGACGCCCATGCCGAGGCGCTTGCCCGCCGACGCGCGTCGTCCCCCTCCCCCGCCGAGGATGAGGAGACGATCGACGACATCGAGCCGCTCGAGGGCGGCAACCCGCCGCCGGAAGAGGGCGACGATGCCGAGGACGAGGGCGAGCAGCCCTCGCACCGGACCATCGCCGAGGCCGTCCCCGCCGACGACACCGTGCACGAAGAGCCGGCCCAGAAGCGCGAGCAGAACTCGCTCGCCGCCAACGAGAATACTCTGGAGGCCGCTCCTGACGCGACCGACGGTGACGTCGCCCGCGCCACGGACGGGAACGGCGCCCCCGAGGTCGAGGCCAACGCCGCCCCGGTTGAGGTCGAGCGCGTCGAGCAGGTCGGCGCCGGCGATGCACTCGAGGAACTCCCCTCGCGTCCCCGCCGCCGTCCGCGCAGCTACAAGATCCAAGAGGTCATCAAGCGCCGCCAGGTGATCCTGGTTCAGGTCGTGAAGGAAGAGCGCGGCAACAAGGGCGCCGCCCTCACCACCTACCTGTCGCTCGCCGGCCGCTACACCGTGCTGATGCCCAACACCGCCCGCGGCGGCGGCATCTCGCGCAAGATCACCCAGCCTCAGGACCGCAAGCGCCTCAAGGCCATCGCCCAGGAGCTCGAGGTACCGGAGGGCATGGGGCTCATCATCCGCACCGCCGGAGCCGCCCGCACCAAGCAGGAGATCAAGCGCGACTTCGAATACCTCTTGCGCCTGTGGGAGAGCGTGCGCGACCTGACGCTGCAGAGCCAGGCGCCGAGCCTCGTCTACGAGGAAGGCAACCTGATCAAGCGGTCGATCCGCGACCTCTATAACAAGGACGTCGACGAGGTCATCGTCGCTGGCGGCGAAGCCCACCGGGAAGCCAAAGACTTCATGCGCATGCTCATGCCGAGCCATGCCAAGAACGTCACGCAGTACCAGGAGCCCGAACCGCTTTTCACGCGCTTCCAGATTGAGCGGCAGCTGAACGCGATGTTCAGCCCGTACGTGACGCTGCGCTCGGGCGGCTATCTGGTCATTAACCAGACGGAAGCGCTGGTCGCCATCGACGTCAACTCCGGCAAGGCGACGCGCGAGTTCTCTATCGAGGAGACGGCACACCACACCAACCTCGAGGCGGCCGACGAGATCGCCCGCCAGCTGAAGCTGCGCGACCTCGCCGGCCTCATCGTCATCGACTTCATCGACATGGAGGAGAAGCGCAACAACCGCGCGGTGGAACGCCGGTTGAAGGAAGCCCTGCGCTTCGATCGCGCCCGCATCCAGGTCGGGCGCATCAGCCACTTCGGCCTGCTCGAGATGTCGCGCCAGCGCCTGCGCACCGGCGTGCTCGAGGGCTCGACCTCGCAGTGCGCGCACTGCCAGGGCACCGGCATCATCCGCTCGACGGAATCGGTCGCGCTGGCGGTGCTGCGCGGACTGGAAGATGCCATCATGGCCGGCGCCCGCGCGTCGCTCATCGCCACGACGACGCCGTCGGTGGCGCTCTACATCCTCAACAACAAGCGTCCCTTCATCAACGACATGGAGGCGCGCCTCGGCCTGCCGATCATGGTGACGGGCTCCGACAAGCTCGCCGGCGCCAACTTCACCATCGAGAAGGGTGCAGCTCCCGCGCAGCCGCAACGGCGCATCGAGCGCAACGTCGTCAACATGGAGTCGGGCTTCGAAGGCGAAGGCGACGACGAGGGCGGCGAGTTCGAAGCACGCGAGCAGCCCCAGCAGGGCCGCGAGTCATCGGTTCGCGGCGATCGCCCTGAGCGCGGCGACCGTGACCAACCCCGCGCGCGTGGCGACGAGGAAGCCGGCTCACGCCGGCGTCGGCGTCGGCGCCGCGGCGGACGCGGACGCGATCGTGAGGAAGGCGGTGAGCGCTTCGCGGACGAGCCGCGCGGCAACGTCGAGGAGATCGCCGAGTTCGACGCCGAAAGTGGCGACGGCCACGAGCACAACGGGCACGAGCACAACGGCCACGATCACGGCGAGGAAGTCCAGGCGCGCGAGCCGCGCAGCGACGAGGAAGGCGGCGCGCGCGAGCGCGGTGGCCGCAGCCGTCGCCGCGGGCGCCGCGGAGGCCGTCGCGGTCGCGAGCGCGGCGAGCGCGGTGCCGAGGGGCAGCCCCAGAACGGCGGCGGCGACCAGCCCGAGTACCACGCGGCATCCGAAGACGGCGGCAGCGACGACATGAACGCTGGGCGCCACGAGGCGATTGCCGACTTCCCCAACCTCCCCGCGGACGGCAACGAGAATCTACCGGCCAAGGAAGTACGCCGAGAAAGCCGGGCGCCGGAAGCGGCTGCCCCGGAGACGCGTCGCGAACCTGCCCCCGAGCCCGTAGCAGCACCACCGCCCGCACCGCGCCGGCGCAGCGGCTCGAGCGAGCCGAAGCTGGAGCGGATCGTCGTCGGCGAGCAGGTGGCCGAGGAAACGGCGTCGTCACCCACTCGCAAGGGCTGGTGGCAGCGCAAGTAA
- the accB gene encoding acetyl-CoA carboxylase biotin carboxyl carrier protein: protein MTAKDQGDNSGDEQRLIRQLAELLNDTGLSEIEIEKSGLKVRVARTLNVQSTFAAPPAVAGAPAAAAPAAKSDPAKHPGAVKSPMVGTAYRSPEPGAPTFIEVGSQVTQGDTLFIIEAMKTMNQIPAPHSGKVTAILIENGQPVEFGEPLVIIE from the coding sequence ATGACGGCCAAGGATCAGGGCGACAACTCGGGCGACGAGCAGCGATTGATCCGGCAGCTCGCCGAGCTTCTCAACGATACCGGTCTGAGCGAGATCGAGATCGAGAAGAGCGGGCTCAAGGTGCGCGTGGCGCGGACGCTCAACGTGCAGTCGACGTTCGCCGCGCCGCCGGCCGTCGCCGGCGCTCCGGCCGCCGCTGCTCCCGCCGCCAAGTCCGATCCCGCCAAGCACCCCGGCGCCGTCAAGTCGCCGATGGTCGGCACCGCCTACCGCTCTCCCGAGCCCGGCGCCCCCACCTTCATCGAAGTCGGCTCGCAGGTGACGCAGGGCGACACGCTCTTCATCATCGAAGCCATGAAGACCATGAACCAGATCCCGGCTCCCCACTCGGGCAAGGTGACGGCGATCCTCATCGAGAACGGTCAGCCGGTCGAGTTCGGCGAGCCGCTCGTCATCATCGAATAA